One genomic segment of Candidatus Fukatsuia endosymbiont of Tuberolachnus salignus includes these proteins:
- the cydA gene encoding cytochrome ubiquinol oxidase subunit I codes for MFDIVELSRLQFALTAMYHFLFIPLTLGLAFLLAIMETVYVLSGKQIYKDMTKFWGKLFAINFALGVATGLTMEFQFGTNWSYFSHYVGDIFGAPLAIEGLMAFFLESTFVGLFLFGWDRLSKYQHLGATWLVALGSNFSALWILIANGWMQNPIASDFNFETMRMEMVSFSELVFNPVAQVKFVHTVAAGYVTGAMFVLAISSYYLLKGRDIPFAKRSFAIAASFGLAAVLSVIVLGDESGYEMGDVQKTKLAAIEAEWETQPPPASFTLFAIPNQEKMENAFAIRVPYVLGLIATRSIDTPVLGLRELMSQHERRIRNGIQAYQLLEQLRSGNTDPAVRAAFDKSKQDLGYGLLLKQYAPDIIEATEEQIQLATKNSIPSVLPLYFAFRIMVVCGLLMLLIMACSFYTVVRSQIGEKKWLHRMALYALPLPWIAVEAGWFVSEYGRQPWAIGEVLPTAMANSSVSAGEILFSMILICGLYTLFLIVEMYLMFKFTRIGPSSLRTGRYHFEQAIHRVQQA; via the coding sequence ATGTTTGATATTGTAGAGCTTTCCCGGTTACAGTTTGCTTTAACAGCAATGTATCACTTCCTTTTTATTCCATTAACGCTTGGACTCGCATTTTTACTGGCAATAATGGAAACAGTTTATGTCTTGTCCGGTAAACAGATCTATAAGGATATGACCAAGTTTTGGGGTAAATTATTTGCGATTAACTTTGCTCTGGGAGTAGCCACGGGTTTGACTATGGAATTCCAGTTTGGTACTAATTGGTCATATTTTTCCCATTATGTTGGCGATATTTTTGGTGCACCCTTAGCGATTGAAGGTTTAATGGCATTTTTCCTTGAATCCACTTTCGTCGGTCTGTTTTTATTTGGTTGGGATCGATTAAGCAAATATCAGCACCTAGGAGCAACCTGGTTGGTAGCGTTAGGCTCTAATTTTTCTGCGCTTTGGATCCTGATTGCTAATGGATGGATGCAAAATCCGATCGCTTCTGATTTTAATTTCGAAACCATGCGAATGGAAATGGTCAGTTTTTCTGAACTGGTGTTTAATCCCGTCGCTCAGGTGAAATTTGTCCATACCGTTGCCGCAGGTTATGTAACGGGTGCCATGTTCGTACTGGCGATCAGTTCGTATTATTTGTTGAAAGGTCGTGATATCCCGTTTGCTAAGCGTTCATTTGCTATCGCGGCCAGTTTTGGTTTAGCGGCTGTGTTGTCGGTCATTGTACTGGGTGATGAATCCGGTTATGAAATGGGTGATGTGCAAAAAACGAAATTGGCAGCCATCGAAGCGGAGTGGGAAACTCAGCCTCCCCCTGCGTCATTCACCTTATTTGCTATTCCAAACCAGGAAAAAATGGAGAACGCTTTTGCCATTCGAGTCCCTTACGTACTTGGCTTGATCGCTACACGATCAATAGACACTCCAGTATTGGGACTACGCGAATTGATGTCTCAACATGAAAGACGTATCCGCAACGGTATCCAGGCCTATCAGTTACTCGAACAACTGCGCTCGGGCAATACTGATCCTGCAGTACGTGCAGCATTTGATAAAAGCAAACAAGACTTAGGCTATGGCTTATTGCTGAAACAATATGCACCAGATATTATTGAGGCGACCGAAGAACAAATTCAGCTAGCGACAAAAAATTCTATTCCATCTGTGTTGCCCCTCTATTTTGCGTTCCGTATTATGGTCGTTTGTGGCTTGTTGATGTTATTGATCATGGCCTGTTCTTTTTATACTGTTGTACGTAGCCAGATAGGTGAGAAAAAATGGTTACATCGGATGGCACTTTACGCCCTGCCATTGCCTTGGATCGCGGTAGAAGCGGGTTGGTTTGTCTCTGAGTATGGCCGTCAGCCTTGGGCGATAGGTGAGGTTCTGCCAACAGCGATGGCAAATTCGTCAGTGAGCGCCGGTGAGATCCTATTTTCTATGATACTAATTTGTGGGCTTTATACCTTGTTCCTGATCGTAGAAATGTATCTGATGTTCAAATTCACCCGCATTGGGCCAAGTAGCCTAAGAACAGGTCGCTATCATTTTGAACAGGCGATTCATAGGGTACAACAAGCCTAG
- the cydB gene encoding cytochrome d ubiquinol oxidase subunit II: MFGYEELRFTWWLLIGLLLIGFAVTDGFDIGIGILLRIIGKSDIDRRIMINSIAPHWEGNQVWLVTAGGALFAAWPMVYAAAFSGFYVAMMLVLAALFFRPVGFDYRAKLDDPRWRNLWDWGIVVGSFVPAVAFGVIFGNLLQGVPFHIDSYLRLFYSGNFFQLLNPFGLLAGGVSLAMLVTQGATYLQIRTRGELHLRSRSTAQISALLTATAFLLAGIWLMKGIDGFVITSALDTTAESNPLRKEVAHQAGAWLLNFNKYPILWALPELGVILPLFTLLLSRFTQSAWAFVSSSLTLVCIILTAGVAMFPFIMPSSTDPNVSLTLWDATSSLLTLKVMTWVALVFIPVILIYTSWCYYKMFGRIDKDFIDKNPHSLY, translated from the coding sequence ATGTTTGGTTATGAAGAACTACGTTTTACCTGGTGGCTGCTGATTGGCTTACTGTTGATAGGTTTTGCAGTCACTGATGGCTTCGATATCGGCATAGGGATTTTACTGCGCATCATAGGTAAAAGTGATATCGATCGCCGCATTATGATTAATTCTATCGCTCCGCACTGGGAAGGCAACCAGGTTTGGTTAGTGACCGCTGGTGGCGCGTTATTTGCTGCCTGGCCAATGGTATATGCCGCCGCATTTTCGGGTTTTTATGTTGCGATGATGTTGGTATTGGCCGCGCTGTTTTTCCGCCCGGTTGGTTTCGACTACCGTGCCAAACTGGATGATCCTCGTTGGCGTAACCTGTGGGATTGGGGCATTGTTGTCGGTAGTTTCGTACCAGCCGTGGCATTTGGTGTAATTTTTGGTAACTTGCTGCAAGGGGTGCCTTTTCACATCGATAGTTATTTGCGTTTATTCTATAGTGGCAATTTTTTCCAGCTACTCAATCCTTTTGGTTTACTTGCCGGGGGGGTGAGTTTAGCCATGTTAGTGACACAGGGAGCCACTTACTTGCAAATACGTACTCGAGGTGAATTACATTTACGCTCCCGTAGCACTGCACAGATTTCAGCGTTGCTAACGGCTACCGCTTTCTTATTAGCGGGAATTTGGTTGATGAAAGGTATTGATGGTTTTGTCATTACTTCGGCACTGGATACGACAGCAGAATCTAACCCATTGCGCAAAGAAGTCGCGCATCAGGCGGGTGCCTGGTTGCTGAATTTCAATAAGTACCCTATTCTATGGGCGTTGCCTGAGTTGGGTGTGATCTTGCCACTGTTTACTCTATTACTGTCACGCTTTACGCAAAGCGCTTGGGCGTTTGTGTCATCTTCGTTGACCCTTGTTTGTATTATTCTGACGGCGGGTGTCGCTATGTTTCCGTTTATTATGCCATCAAGCACTGATCCTAACGTCAGTTTGACACTGTGGGATGCAACATCGAGCTTACTAACCCTGAAAGTGATGACCTGGGTGGCGTTAGTCTTCATCCCTGTTATTCTTATTTACACGAGTTGGTGTTATTACAAAATGTTTGGTCGTATTGATAAAGATTTTATCGATAAAAATCCGCATTCGTTGTATTAA
- the cydX gene encoding cytochrome bd-I oxidase subunit CydX, whose protein sequence is MWYLAWIFGTLLACCFGIISALALEQSEISKTRKNAAKNDNDEANL, encoded by the coding sequence ATGTGGTATCTTGCCTGGATATTTGGCACGCTTTTGGCCTGTTGTTTCGGTATTATTTCTGCTTTGGCACTGGAGCAGAGTGAAATTAGCAAGACGCGTAAAAATGCAGCTAAGAATGACAACGATGAGGCCAACCTATAA
- the tolQ gene encoding Tol-Pal system protein TolQ — protein MTDMSILDLFLKSSLLVQFIMLVLIIFSIVSWAIIIQKTRLLNAAGRDAEAFEDKFWSGGELSILYQESQARHDSISGSEQIFHSGFKEFARLHRANSQVPEAVVNGASRAMRIAMNRELESLETHIPFLGTVGSISPYIGLFGTVWGIMHAFIALGAAKQATLQMVAPGIAEALIATAIGLFAAIPAVMAYNRLNQRMNKIEQNYDNFMEEFTAILHRQAFARATQ, from the coding sequence GTGACTGACATGAGTATTTTAGATTTATTCTTGAAATCAAGCCTTTTGGTGCAGTTTATCATGCTGGTATTAATTATATTTTCTATCGTTTCATGGGCGATCATTATTCAGAAGACGCGTCTTCTGAATGCCGCCGGCCGTGATGCTGAAGCTTTTGAAGATAAGTTCTGGTCGGGTGGCGAGCTATCTATCCTGTATCAGGAAAGTCAGGCGCGCCATGATAGCATCAGCGGTTCAGAACAAATTTTCCATTCTGGTTTTAAAGAGTTCGCTCGTTTACATCGTGCTAATAGTCAGGTGCCTGAAGCGGTTGTTAACGGTGCATCACGGGCGATGCGTATCGCGATGAACCGTGAATTAGAATCTTTGGAAACCCATATTCCGTTCCTTGGTACTGTTGGTTCTATCAGCCCGTATATCGGTCTGTTTGGTACGGTGTGGGGTATCATGCATGCTTTTATTGCTTTAGGTGCCGCGAAGCAGGCAACGTTACAGATGGTTGCACCTGGTATTGCCGAGGCTTTGATTGCAACGGCTATTGGCTTATTTGCGGCGATTCCTGCGGTCATGGCCTACAACAGGCTTAACCAACGCATGAATAAAATTGAGCAGAACTACGATAATTTTATGGAAGAATTCACCGCTATTCTGCATCGCCAAGCTTTTGCACGTGCTACGCAATAG
- the tolR gene encoding colicin uptake protein TolR yields MRRASNRKSRELKSEINIVPLLDVLLVLLLIFMATAPIITQSVEVDLPNATDSKTVSSKGDPPIIVEVSGVGQYTLVVDHQRMEQLPEQQVVAEAQARLQADPKTVFLIGGAKEVPYDEIIKALNMLQQAGVTSVGLMTQPI; encoded by the coding sequence ATGAGACGAGCATCAAACCGTAAAAGTCGCGAGCTTAAATCTGAAATTAATATTGTTCCCTTACTCGATGTGTTACTGGTGCTATTGCTGATTTTTATGGCGACAGCGCCCATTATTACGCAAAGTGTTGAAGTTGATCTACCTAATGCGACAGATTCAAAAACAGTGTCTAGCAAGGGTGATCCACCAATCATTGTTGAAGTCTCTGGGGTGGGTCAATATACCCTAGTTGTCGATCATCAACGTATGGAACAACTACCAGAACAGCAAGTGGTTGCCGAAGCACAGGCGCGTTTGCAGGCTGATCCGAAAACTGTGTTTTTAATTGGTGGTGCAAAAGAAGTACCTTATGATGAGATTATTAAAGCATTGAATATGCTTCAGCAGGCTGGCGTTACTTCTGTGGGCTTGATGACGCAACCGATATAA
- the tolA gene encoding cell envelope integrity protein TolA, with protein sequence MTKGTEQNHKLKLAVIVSVILHLVLIALLIWGSSTQNADIGGSGASGTVIDAVMVDPGAVAQQYQRQEQQQTEAKRAQQQYKKRAEKQAEELQQKQAAERQRLKDLEKERLQAQENAKQAAEEQQKQFAEQQEKAAAAIEKAQTEQRRAEAEAAQAKAEADKMLKAAAEAREKAVAEAKKAAAAAAKKQAEAKKAENEAKQKAAAEAKKVAAAAEAKKKAAAAEAARTTEVDDLLGGLAAEKNVPQGSAAAAGQGGGRKSGASGSEINGYLGQITAAIQSRFYDANLYRGRKCDLRIQLSPEGILMGVTAEGGDPALCQAAIAAAKQAKIPKPPNDDVYQVFKNAALVFKP encoded by the coding sequence GTGACAAAAGGAACCGAACAAAACCATAAGTTGAAGCTGGCTGTGATTGTTTCGGTCATTCTGCACCTGGTATTGATTGCCTTATTAATTTGGGGATCCTCGACGCAGAATGCTGATATTGGTGGCTCTGGTGCAAGTGGTACTGTTATCGACGCGGTGATGGTTGACCCTGGCGCCGTTGCACAGCAATATCAGCGTCAAGAGCAGCAACAGACTGAAGCTAAACGTGCACAACAACAATATAAAAAAAGAGCTGAGAAACAGGCTGAAGAGCTACAGCAAAAACAGGCAGCAGAACGGCAACGTTTGAAAGATCTAGAAAAAGAACGTCTACAGGCGCAAGAAAATGCGAAACAAGCGGCTGAAGAACAGCAAAAACAGTTTGCAGAACAACAGGAAAAAGCCGCGGCGGCGATAGAAAAAGCGCAAACAGAACAAAGACGGGCGGAGGCCGAGGCTGCTCAGGCAAAAGCAGAAGCCGATAAAATGCTGAAAGCGGCGGCGGAGGCCAGAGAAAAAGCGGTGGCAGAAGCGAAAAAAGCAGCCGCTGCTGCGGCAAAAAAACAGGCTGAGGCGAAAAAAGCAGAAAATGAGGCAAAACAAAAAGCAGCGGCTGAGGCCAAGAAAGTTGCCGCTGCAGCCGAGGCCAAAAAAAAAGCTGCTGCTGCTGAGGCCGCAAGGACAACAGAAGTGGATGATCTATTGGGAGGCTTGGCAGCAGAAAAAAATGTACCCCAAGGTAGTGCAGCAGCGGCAGGTCAAGGTGGAGGTAGAAAGAGTGGCGCATCGGGATCTGAAATTAATGGCTATTTAGGGCAAATCACTGCCGCCATTCAAAGCAGATTTTACGATGCAAATCTTTATCGGGGGCGTAAATGTGATCTGAGAATTCAATTGTCTCCGGAAGGTATATTGATGGGTGTAACGGCTGAAGGGGGGGATCCTGCCTTATGTCAGGCAGCGATAGCAGCTGCGAAACAGGCTAAAATACCTAAACCACCGAATGATGATGTTTACCAGGTGTTTAAGAATGCTGCGCTTGTATTTAAGCCGTAA
- the tolB gene encoding Tol-Pal system beta propeller repeat protein TolB: MKRVSRVALGFLILWATILHAEVRIEITQGVDSARPIAVIPFKWLGPGIAPEEIASIVSADLRNSGKFNPIDVSRMPQQPGSSVEVTPTAWTTLGIDAVVIGQIQPSADGSYVVSYQLLDTSGMAGSVLAQNQYTVTKQWLRYAAHTASDEVFEKLTGIKGAFRTRIAYIVETSNGSQFPYELRVSDYDGYNQVTVHRSPQPLMSPAWSADGSKIAYVTFESGKSALVMQTLADRNIKPIASFPRHNGAPAFSPDGSKLAFALSKSGSLNIYLMNLASGSISQITDSRSNNTEPSWFQDSQHLAYTSDQGGRPQVYKIDINGGVPERITWEGSQNQDVDVSPDGKSLIMVGSKSGSQHIVKQDLATGAVQVLTDTFLDETPSIAPNGTMVIYSSTKELGSVLQLVSTDGRFKASLPATDGQVKFPAWSPYL, from the coding sequence ATGAAGCGAGTATCTCGAGTAGCACTAGGATTTTTAATATTGTGGGCGACTATCTTGCACGCAGAGGTGCGTATTGAAATCACCCAGGGTGTTGACTCAGCTCGGCCCATCGCGGTCATTCCATTTAAATGGCTCGGGCCAGGCATCGCACCTGAAGAAATTGCCTCGATAGTAAGCGCCGATTTGCGCAACAGTGGCAAATTTAACCCCATCGATGTATCACGTATGCCGCAGCAGCCGGGCAGCTCGGTTGAAGTCACCCCCACAGCCTGGACCACACTGGGGATTGATGCCGTAGTGATCGGTCAGATCCAGCCGAGTGCTGATGGTAGCTATGTGGTTTCTTATCAACTGCTCGATACTTCGGGCATGGCTGGTAGCGTTTTAGCGCAAAATCAGTACACAGTTACTAAACAATGGCTACGTTATGCGGCTCATACTGCCAGTGACGAGGTATTTGAAAAATTAACAGGTATTAAAGGTGCCTTTCGTACTCGCATTGCCTATATTGTAGAGACCAGTAATGGCAGTCAGTTTCCCTATGAATTACGTGTTTCAGATTACGATGGTTACAATCAAGTCACTGTTCATCGTTCTCCTCAACCTCTGATGTCACCCGCTTGGTCGGCGGATGGCAGCAAAATCGCTTACGTTACTTTTGAAAGTGGTAAATCTGCTCTGGTTATGCAGACGCTCGCTGATCGTAACATCAAACCGATTGCTTCATTTCCACGCCACAACGGTGCGCCTGCATTTTCTCCAGATGGGTCTAAATTAGCTTTTGCTTTGTCTAAAAGTGGTAGTCTCAATATTTACCTGATGAATCTTGCTTCTGGTAGCATCAGTCAGATTACTGATAGTCGTAGTAACAATACTGAACCAAGCTGGTTCCAAGATAGCCAACATCTCGCCTACACTTCAGACCAAGGTGGACGTCCGCAAGTGTATAAAATAGACATTAACGGCGGTGTGCCGGAGCGAATTACCTGGGAAGGATCGCAAAATCAGGATGTGGATGTTAGCCCTGATGGTAAATCTTTGATCATGGTGGGTAGCAAGAGTGGATCTCAGCACATCGTCAAACAGGATCTGGCAACGGGAGCCGTTCAAGTATTAACGGATACCTTTCTGGATGAAACGCCCAGTATCGCGCCTAACGGTACCATGGTAATCTATAGTTCGACCAAGGAGCTAGGCTCAGTGTTACAACTGGTATCGACTGATGGACGTTTCAAAGCGAGTCTTCCGGCAACCGATGGACAAGTCAAATTTCCTGCCTGGTCGCCGTATCTGTGA
- the pal gene encoding peptidoglycan-associated lipoprotein Pal encodes MQLNKMLKGLMLVLPVLAVAACSSNKKVDNDQSAMGSDSGMSSENISSLSSGEQARLQMQELQANKTVYFGLDKYDVNAGFMDMLNKHANFLRDNPKFKVTVEGYADERGTPEYNIALGERRANAVGMYLQGKGVSADRISIVSYGKAKPAELGHNEQAYAKNRRAVLVY; translated from the coding sequence ATGCAACTGAACAAAATGCTAAAAGGGTTGATGTTGGTATTACCTGTTCTGGCTGTGGCCGCTTGTAGTTCTAATAAAAAGGTTGATAATGATCAATCGGCTATGGGTTCTGACTCCGGCATGAGTAGCGAAAATATTAGCAGTTTGTCCTCTGGAGAGCAGGCACGTTTGCAAATGCAAGAACTGCAAGCAAATAAGACAGTTTATTTTGGTCTTGATAAATATGATGTTAATGCTGGCTTCATGGATATGCTGAACAAACATGCCAATTTCCTGCGGGATAATCCGAAGTTCAAGGTAACTGTTGAAGGCTATGCGGACGAACGTGGTACGCCGGAATATAACATTGCTTTGGGTGAACGTCGTGCGAATGCTGTTGGAATGTACCTGCAAGGTAAAGGTGTATCTGCGGATCGAATCTCTATCGTCTCTTATGGTAAAGCCAAACCAGCGGAATTGGGGCATAATGAACAGGCATACGCGAAAAACCGTCGCGCAGTTTTGGTTTACTAA
- a CDS encoding IS4/Tn5 family transposase DNA-binding protein, which translates to MKTVTGNGNEWIREEFHQIDFGDKRLKERFFETAGLLSSKASGSIYPSCHGSWSQAKGAYRFFSNERVSESAIFRTHSSLFFKLVVALFLILCSICFRIQHHFMNKIPVTTAFAPTFGFFSSS; encoded by the coding sequence ATGAAAACAGTAACGGGTAATGGGAATGAGTGGATCCGGGAAGAATTTCATCAAATTGATTTCGGAGATAAACGCCTTAAAGAGCGTTTTTTTGAAACAGCGGGCTTATTATCATCAAAAGCGTCAGGTTCAATTTATCCAAGCTGTCATGGCTCCTGGTCACAGGCCAAAGGAGCTTATCGATTTTTTAGCAATGAGAGAGTGAGCGAGAGCGCGATATTCCGTACACATTCTTCGCTGTTTTTCAAGCTAGTTGTCGCCTTATTTCTAATTTTATGCAGCATTTGCTTCCGGATACAGCATCACTTCATGAATAAAATTCCAGTTACGACAGCCTTTGCTCCAACGTTCGGGTTTTTTAGCTCGAGCTAA
- a CDS encoding IS630 family transposase, producing the protein MKIELTADQKITLEAQHRQSHDRRVCDRIRCVLLSADGWTPPMIAHSQLINETTVRRHLTDYHKLNKLKPENGGSDGYLNAEQTTSLVEHLTQPLYHHNHQIVAYIAGRWNITFTVSGLYKGLKQHGFSYKKPKGVPHKFAVEKQQQFIKTYSELKDAAGNDPILFIDAVHPTQATKISYGWIRKGQDKTIETTGSRTRLNIMGALNVQNVANPIIRDDETINSENVVHFLSAIRAHYPITTTAHVILEGAGYHRSQLVQDAALTLNIQLHYLPPYSPNLNPIERLWKVMNEQTRNNRYYPSKQSFKNDILNFFEVKLPQMASSLVSRLNDNFQALNPAS; encoded by the coding sequence ATGAAAATAGAGCTGACTGCTGACCAGAAAATTACCCTCGAAGCCCAACATCGTCAAAGCCATGACCGCCGTGTCTGTGACAGGATCCGGTGTGTTTTGTTGTCCGCAGACGGCTGGACTCCCCCTATGATTGCTCACTCACAGCTCATTAATGAAACCACGGTGCGGCGCCACCTTACAGACTATCATAAACTCAACAAGCTCAAGCCTGAAAATGGCGGCTCCGATGGCTATCTCAATGCGGAACAGACCACGTCGCTGGTTGAACATCTCACCCAGCCGCTCTACCACCACAATCACCAAATTGTGGCGTATATCGCTGGACGCTGGAACATCACCTTTACCGTATCAGGTCTGTATAAAGGGTTGAAGCAGCATGGCTTTAGCTATAAAAAGCCGAAAGGTGTTCCGCATAAATTTGCCGTTGAGAAACAGCAGCAATTTATAAAGACCTACAGCGAATTGAAAGACGCCGCGGGTAATGACCCCATACTGTTTATTGATGCCGTTCATCCGACACAAGCCACCAAAATAAGCTACGGCTGGATACGAAAAGGCCAGGATAAAACGATAGAGACCACCGGGAGCAGAACGCGGTTGAATATCATGGGAGCCTTGAACGTCCAGAATGTGGCTAACCCCATAATCCGTGATGATGAGACGATTAACAGCGAAAATGTGGTTCACTTCCTGTCTGCCATTCGCGCGCATTATCCCATCACGACAACGGCACATGTGATCCTCGAGGGTGCAGGCTATCACCGTTCACAGCTTGTGCAAGACGCCGCGCTTACGTTGAATATCCAGCTTCATTACCTTCCGCCGTATAGCCCGAATCTAAACCCGATAGAGCGATTGTGGAAGGTGATGAATGAGCAAACACGAAACAATAGATATTACCCATCTAAACAGAGTTTTAAGAACGATATCTTAAACTTCTTTGAGGTGAAGCTACCACAAATGGCAAGTTCTCTGGTATCTCGCTTAAACGATAATTTCCAGGCGCTAAATCCTGCATCTTGA
- a CDS encoding S8 family peptidase translates to MTGKGATVRHLDFGVYHAHEDLKGNITVINSRAGDCNHGTASTGCIAAIGNDYGVTGIAHNCHFFFYDTGDLNKIVRDVEPGDIISIDNQFKLGSYYVPMVHSKDYWNKFKLCVDAGAIVIYAGGNGGQNLKSLAPFNNWGSSGAIMIGACHSENGRKISASNYNHDKVINSWGMKVTTTGYGDLQRVEGSNRNYTSSYSGTSSATPLVAGALALIQSYAKTKYHVVFNAFDMHQIIEESGYKDAKGEDIGYRPNVIEALKRVDEKMIPFVPALPLWNKDKEYDNYGHEVSWANKNWANKNWVKGTEPGTERGQDDCPWVEIGSNEYIKEWWVVKKPLSQAKST, encoded by the coding sequence GTGACCGGAAAGGGGGCAACTGTCCGTCACCTCGACTTTGGCGTGTACCATGCACACGAAGATCTCAAAGGAAATATTACTGTAATTAATAGTAGAGCAGGAGACTGTAACCATGGAACTGCCTCTACGGGCTGTATCGCTGCAATAGGAAATGACTATGGCGTGACAGGAATTGCACATAATTGTCACTTCTTTTTTTACGATACAGGAGATCTAAATAAAATAGTTAGGGATGTGGAACCAGGAGATATTATCAGTATAGATAACCAATTTAAACTGGGCTCATACTACGTACCTATGGTTCATAGTAAAGATTACTGGAACAAGTTTAAACTCTGTGTCGATGCTGGGGCTATTGTCATTTACGCCGGGGGCAATGGAGGGCAAAATTTAAAGAGCCTCGCACCATTTAATAACTGGGGATCGAGTGGAGCCATTATGATTGGGGCATGTCATTCTGAAAATGGCCGAAAAATTAGTGCCTCTAATTACAACCACGATAAAGTGATCAATTCATGGGGTATGAAAGTCACCACGACAGGATACGGTGACCTTCAAAGGGTGGAAGGTAGTAATAGAAACTATACTTCCTCGTACAGTGGTACATCAAGTGCTACACCATTAGTGGCTGGCGCGTTAGCACTGATTCAGTCCTACGCAAAAACCAAATATCATGTGGTTTTTAATGCTTTTGATATGCATCAAATTATCGAAGAAAGTGGATATAAAGATGCAAAAGGAGAAGATATCGGTTACAGACCGAATGTAATCGAAGCCCTAAAACGGGTAGATGAAAAAATGATCCCCTTTGTACCAGCGCTACCATTGTGGAATAAAGATAAAGAATATGATAATTACGGCCACGAAGTGAGTTGGGCTAATAAAAATTGGGCCAATAAAAATTGGGTTAAGGGTACGGAGCCGGGCACTGAGAGAGGACAAGACGACTGTCCCTGGGTTGAAATAGGCAGTAATGAATATATAAAAGAATGGTGGGTTGTTAAAAAGCCCCTCTCCCAGGCGAAAAGCACATAG
- a CDS encoding transposase, translating to MAPYWALPLIAFGLFTCSINSDVFYTWVTQLLLPSLPKNCVIVMDNASFHKRQDIQHAIINARHLTGVWPAEIRHPF from the coding sequence TTGGCGCCTTATTGGGCTTTACCGCTGATAGCGTTCGGACTCTTTACCTGTTCAATTAACAGTGATGTTTTTTACACCTGGGTCACACAACTGCTCCTCCCTTCTCTCCCTAAAAATTGTGTCATCGTCATGGACAACGCCAGTTTCCACAAGCGTCAGGACATTCAACACGCGATTATCAACGCCAGGCATCTAACTGGCGTATGGCCTGCTGAAATCAGGCATCCCTTTTGA
- a CDS encoding IS630 transposase-related protein, whose amino-acid sequence MSYSVDFRRKVLSIREQEGLSIRETAKRFHIGTDPLTRWLRRIEPQQSGSRRRKIDKKVLVKDVERYPDAYQRERAAR is encoded by the coding sequence ATGAGTTATTCAGTTGATTTTCGGCGAAAAGTCCTGAGTATTCGAGAGCAGGAAGGCCTGAGCATAAGAGAAACAGCGAAGCGCTTCCACATTGGCACGGATCCGCTAACGCGTTGGCTGAGGCGAATAGAGCCACAGCAGTCTGGCTCGCGTCGGCGTAAGATTGACAAAAAAGTCCTAGTCAAAGATGTTGAGCGTTATCCAGATGCTTACCAACGGGAACGTGCGGCCCGTTAA